A single window of Granulicella sibirica DNA harbors:
- a CDS encoding hemolysin family protein, whose amino-acid sequence MTLSYAIVLVALLLVLAVASYIDRIYSEMGKFLAREYQDNIDSWEEVVEPRLRLGRESIALSGSVLRQLSLGGIALTLGLRLAPTTQFGELPHWPDVARTVFEVVLLTMLFDRLIPQLLFTRTRGLWAAKLTWPIRGLLYLISPVTLALSLLLSIASLANPETSEEPEHPSEAMEALLEAGEEEGIFEESDRELVRSVVEFGDKVVREVMTPRPQMFAVPGSLTLEEFTAQIEEHVFSRVPVFSGTLDQITGIVFAHDLLQILDTDAGKRTVAQLQRPAAFVPETKKVAELLKEMQREKQHMRIVIDEYGGVAGLVTIEDLLEAIVGSISDEHDEGEADDEPVREEDGTYVVSGSFEVSRLRELFEEPKEHKDQREQKDASRTAEDGEPHEPEDDEFLADDESEEEDEAPALRLSQDYESTTLGGLVSEIAGHIPLPGEVVEEDGLRLEVLASTDRRIDRIRVSLAGGAPDGDGARV is encoded by the coding sequence GTGACGCTTTCTTACGCGATTGTGCTTGTTGCGCTTCTGCTTGTGCTGGCGGTGGCTTCTTATATAGACCGGATCTACTCGGAGATGGGGAAGTTCCTGGCGCGGGAGTATCAGGACAACATCGATTCGTGGGAGGAAGTGGTTGAGCCTCGGTTGCGGCTGGGTCGGGAGTCGATCGCGCTTTCGGGCTCGGTGCTACGGCAGCTTTCGCTTGGGGGAATCGCGCTGACGCTTGGTCTGCGGCTTGCACCTACGACGCAGTTCGGAGAGCTCCCACATTGGCCGGACGTGGCTCGGACGGTGTTCGAGGTTGTGCTTCTGACGATGCTCTTCGATCGTCTGATTCCGCAGCTTCTGTTTACACGAACCCGGGGCTTGTGGGCGGCGAAGCTGACGTGGCCGATACGGGGGTTGCTGTACCTCATCTCTCCGGTGACGCTGGCGTTGAGTCTTCTGCTTTCGATCGCTTCGCTGGCGAACCCGGAGACCTCGGAAGAGCCCGAGCATCCCTCGGAGGCGATGGAGGCGTTGCTGGAGGCGGGCGAGGAAGAGGGAATCTTCGAGGAGTCGGATCGGGAACTGGTGCGGTCGGTGGTGGAGTTTGGCGATAAGGTGGTGCGCGAGGTGATGACGCCTCGGCCGCAGATGTTCGCTGTGCCGGGGAGTCTGACGCTCGAGGAGTTCACGGCGCAGATCGAGGAGCACGTGTTCTCACGGGTGCCGGTATTTTCAGGAACGCTCGACCAGATTACGGGGATCGTCTTTGCCCATGACCTGCTGCAGATTCTGGATACGGACGCGGGAAAGCGGACGGTGGCTCAGTTGCAGAGGCCGGCGGCATTTGTACCGGAGACGAAGAAGGTGGCGGAGCTTCTGAAGGAGATGCAGCGCGAGAAGCAGCACATGCGAATCGTGATCGATGAGTATGGCGGGGTGGCGGGGTTGGTGACGATCGAGGATCTGTTGGAGGCGATCGTCGGGAGCATCTCGGATGAGCATGACGAAGGGGAGGCGGATGATGAGCCCGTTCGGGAGGAGGATGGGACGTATGTGGTCTCGGGGAGCTTCGAGGTGTCGCGGCTAAGGGAGCTGTTTGAGGAGCCGAAGGAACATAAGGATCAGAGGGAACAGAAGGACGCTTCGCGTACGGCGGAGGATGGGGAGCCTCACGAGCCGGAAGATGATGAGTTTCTGGCGGATGACGAGAGTGAGGAAGAAGACGAGGCTCCGGCGTTGAGACTTTCGCAGGACTATGAGTCGACGACACTGGGTGGGCTGGTGTCGGAGATCGCGGGACATATTCCCCTGCCGGGTGAGGTGGTGGAGGAGGACGGGTTGAGGCTGGAGGTGCTGGCTTCGACGGACAGACGGATCGACCGGATCCGGGTGAGCCTGGCTGGTGGCGCGCCGGACGGGGACGGAGCGCGGGTGTAG
- the ybeY gene encoding rRNA maturation RNase YbeY has product MINIEPPSSWPGPDGAPVLSKSGLTRFLNRAQAAVGVVGVVDVLLADDATLKRLNRDFRGKNKSTDVLSFPSSTVDEGGDAAFAGDIAISLETAGRQADLFEHALRDEVRILLVHGLLHLSGMDHETDDGEMAVREGELRVALRLPVSLIERVMVGGKGRATGKGKGNRKRAPSGVITKEATTKAKVEARAGKKAAQKKVGK; this is encoded by the coding sequence ATGATCAACATCGAACCTCCAAGTAGTTGGCCCGGCCCGGATGGGGCGCCGGTGCTATCGAAGTCTGGGCTGACGCGCTTTCTCAACCGGGCGCAGGCGGCGGTGGGTGTGGTGGGTGTTGTTGATGTGCTGCTGGCAGACGACGCTACGCTCAAGCGGCTCAATCGGGATTTCCGGGGGAAAAACAAGTCTACCGATGTACTCAGTTTTCCGTCTTCTACCGTCGATGAGGGTGGGGATGCGGCGTTTGCCGGGGATATCGCGATCTCGCTCGAGACAGCGGGGCGCCAGGCGGATCTGTTCGAGCACGCGCTGCGGGATGAAGTGAGGATTCTGCTCGTGCATGGGCTGCTGCATCTGTCGGGGATGGATCATGAGACGGATGACGGGGAGATGGCGGTCCGGGAGGGCGAGTTACGGGTGGCTTTGAGGCTGCCAGTGAGTTTGATTGAGCGGGTGATGGTGGGGGGTAAGGGGAGGGCAACTGGCAAAGGCAAGGGCAACAGAAAACGCGCCCCTTCGGGAGTGATAACCAAAGAGGCAACCACAAAGGCAAAGGTGGAAGCTCGTGCGGGAAAGAAAGCTGCTCAGAAGAAGGTGGGCAAGTGA
- a CDS encoding PhoH family protein — protein MIKKLLPIPPGIEPLFGTRDENLRLLEDGLHVTIDLRSDGLLVEGTVEAIARLERVFYDFDGLRKAGVSLQNGELHGMLKLVVADPATTLRGLADSGKQRSVGVKRTVQPRSPNQRKYVEAIEQNDMVFGLGPAGTGKTYLAVAMAVAGLMAKKFSRIILVRPAVEAGERLGFLPGSLQEKVDPYLRPLYDALYDLLDQERVDKLLERNVIEVAPLAFMRGRTLSDAFIIMDEAQNTTNEQMKMFVTRLGTNSKAVITGDLTQCDLPNPNKSGLREALRVLDGVEGIRFCHFEDVDVVRHSLVQRIVRAYDSYGRAEQIPLGDPGLVDAGIRQVSVPKPLQKPQ, from the coding sequence TTGATCAAAAAACTGCTCCCCATCCCTCCCGGTATTGAGCCTCTCTTCGGTACGCGCGATGAGAATCTCCGTCTCCTTGAAGACGGTCTCCATGTCACCATCGATCTGCGCTCCGACGGTCTGCTGGTTGAAGGAACGGTCGAAGCGATTGCACGCCTGGAACGAGTGTTCTACGACTTCGACGGACTTCGAAAGGCCGGGGTTTCGCTGCAGAACGGGGAGCTTCATGGGATGTTGAAGCTCGTCGTGGCGGATCCGGCTACGACGTTGCGAGGGCTGGCGGATAGCGGGAAACAACGATCGGTCGGAGTGAAGCGAACGGTGCAGCCGCGGTCGCCGAACCAGAGGAAGTATGTCGAGGCGATCGAGCAGAACGATATGGTGTTCGGGCTTGGGCCGGCGGGAACGGGAAAGACGTATCTCGCGGTCGCGATGGCTGTGGCGGGGCTGATGGCGAAGAAGTTCAGCCGCATTATTCTTGTCCGGCCGGCCGTTGAGGCGGGCGAGCGGTTGGGGTTCCTGCCGGGGTCGCTGCAGGAGAAGGTCGATCCTTATCTAAGGCCGCTGTATGACGCGCTTTATGACCTGCTCGACCAGGAGCGCGTGGACAAACTGCTCGAACGAAATGTGATCGAGGTAGCTCCGCTGGCGTTCATGCGCGGGCGGACGCTGTCTGATGCGTTCATCATCATGGATGAGGCGCAGAATACGACGAACGAGCAGATGAAGATGTTCGTGACGCGGCTGGGGACGAACTCGAAGGCGGTGATCACGGGCGATCTGACGCAGTGCGATTTGCCGAATCCGAACAAGTCTGGGTTGCGGGAGGCGCTGCGGGTGCTGGATGGCGTTGAGGGCATCCGGTTCTGCCACTTCGAGGATGTTGACGTGGTCCGGCATTCGCTGGTGCAGCGGATCGTGCGGGCGTACGACAGCTATGGACGGGCGGAGCAGATCCCGCTTGGAGATCCGGGGCTGGTGGATGCAGGGATTCGGCAGGTTTCGGTTCCGAAGCCTTTGCAGAAGCCGCAGTAG
- a CDS encoding S41 family peptidase: MPKSSKILLLAVSAALVLTIFLGVNSSGVSAATTPQDGAYRQINVYSEVLRHIQSDYVTDPNITTVTNGALRGLLESLDSDSSYLTPEDYKIYKAGQTGKAQVGINVAKRYGYATVISVVPGSPADKASLADGDILEAIGTQDTRDVSLAMIQMLLEGTPGSELSVSVVRPRRSTPEKLTMSRAIISLPPVAETMYENSSILYLKPGILDHDHVQQIETKLKAMPKAGNKKVLLDLRDVAAGDMTEATRLANFFLRTGTIATLEGQKMPKQTITADSGKALNSTAPVAILVNHGTAGPAELVAAALLDNKRAELVGEKTFGEGAQQKTFELPDGAALILSVAKYQTPSGKKIEDEGITPGIQVASAADEAPVTDDDSDGAPSAATPSPAKSSVQVDEQLTKAIDLLKAKAA; this comes from the coding sequence ATGCCCAAGAGTTCGAAGATCCTCCTCCTCGCCGTCTCGGCCGCCCTCGTCCTCACCATCTTTCTGGGCGTGAACTCCTCCGGCGTCTCCGCTGCGACGACCCCGCAAGACGGCGCTTACCGCCAGATCAACGTCTACAGCGAAGTCCTCCGCCACATCCAGTCCGACTACGTCACCGACCCCAACATCACTACCGTCACCAATGGAGCCCTCCGCGGCCTGCTCGAGTCCCTCGACTCCGACTCCAGCTACCTCACTCCCGAGGACTACAAGATCTACAAGGCAGGCCAAACCGGCAAGGCGCAGGTCGGCATCAACGTCGCCAAGCGCTACGGCTACGCCACCGTCATCTCGGTCGTCCCCGGCAGCCCCGCCGACAAGGCCAGTCTCGCCGACGGTGACATTCTCGAGGCGATCGGCACCCAGGACACCCGCGATGTCTCCCTCGCCATGATCCAGATGCTCCTGGAAGGCACCCCCGGCTCCGAACTCTCCGTCTCCGTCGTTCGCCCCCGCCGCTCCACGCCCGAAAAGCTCACCATGTCCCGCGCTATCATCTCTCTGCCCCCGGTGGCCGAGACGATGTACGAGAACTCCAGCATCCTCTATCTCAAGCCAGGAATCCTCGATCACGATCACGTCCAGCAGATCGAAACCAAGCTCAAGGCGATGCCCAAGGCCGGCAACAAGAAAGTCCTCCTCGACCTCCGCGACGTGGCCGCCGGCGATATGACCGAGGCCACCCGCCTCGCCAACTTCTTCCTCCGCACCGGCACCATCGCCACCCTCGAAGGCCAGAAGATGCCGAAGCAGACCATCACCGCCGACTCCGGCAAGGCCCTCAACTCCACCGCACCCGTCGCCATCCTGGTCAACCACGGCACCGCCGGCCCGGCCGAACTCGTAGCCGCCGCCCTCCTCGACAACAAGCGCGCCGAGCTCGTCGGAGAAAAGACCTTCGGCGAAGGCGCCCAGCAGAAGACCTTCGAGCTGCCCGACGGAGCCGCCCTCATCCTTTCCGTCGCCAAGTACCAGACCCCCTCCGGCAAGAAGATCGAGGACGAGGGCATCACCCCTGGCATTCAGGTCGCGTCCGCAGCCGACGAGGCCCCCGTCACCGACGACGACAGCGACGGAGCACCCTCCGCCGCCACTCCATCGCCTGCCAAATCCAGCGTTCAAGTCGACGAGCAGCTCACCAAGGCTATCGACCTCCTGAAGGCAAAAGCCGCCTGA